Proteins encoded together in one Altererythrobacter epoxidivorans window:
- the ptsP gene encoding phosphoenolpyruvate--protein phosphotransferase — MSAVFAARQILTRLHEVMASRMHAQGKLDRVVEIIGESLDSEVCSIYLLREGMLELYATQGLNKSAVHVTRMAIGEGLTGTLVQNVETLNLAEAKAHPDFQYRPETGEDKFHSFAGVPIVYRERAVGALNVQHVEPRRYEDVEIEALQTTAMVLSELIANAGLIDEEETGGLSESLTGMQTVAGLALVKGLGSGHAVFHQPRITIDQVMAEDIEAERQRVYRAFDKMREQIDNMASQAEFGVGGEHEEVLKTYKMFAYDEGWSRRINEAIDSGLTAEAAIERVQQRTRMRMREIDDPLLMDRMHDLEDLANRLLRIVSGQLGTAASQGLRRDTILLAKNLGPAELLEYDKRRLKGVILEEGSLTAHVVIVARAMGVPVLGRARGIRGLVREGDEILLDADHATATIRPTAQVGVAFDDRFARSREKQAAYASLRDVEPFTRCGTRIQVMLNAGLRDDMSALAMTGADGVGLFRTEFQFLVSATLPQRDRQTRLYRDVLDAAGEKPVIFRTVDIGGDKAVPYLRDEVAEFDENPAMGWRALRLALEREGLLKVQARALLEASAGRQLYVMFPMVSEPWEFDAAKQVFEDQLSYLKTRKKILPESIRYGAMLEVPALAEVLDDLLPRLSFLSIGTNDLTQFLLAADRANPKLAERYDWLSHSILRFLRRIQLATVGYDVDLGVCGEMGGRRLDALALLGIGYRRLSITPAAIGPIKELVRKVDLKEISEAMNTWLADPSLNLRAELESWARERDIDID; from the coding sequence ATGTCAGCTGTATTCGCCGCCCGCCAGATTCTTACCCGACTTCACGAGGTCATGGCCTCGCGCATGCATGCGCAGGGGAAGCTCGACCGCGTGGTCGAGATCATCGGCGAAAGCCTCGATAGCGAGGTCTGCTCGATCTACCTTCTTCGCGAGGGGATGCTCGAACTCTATGCAACGCAGGGCCTGAACAAGAGCGCTGTCCACGTCACCCGCATGGCCATCGGCGAAGGTCTCACCGGCACGCTGGTGCAGAATGTCGAGACGCTGAACCTCGCAGAGGCGAAGGCTCATCCCGACTTCCAGTACCGGCCGGAAACGGGCGAAGACAAGTTTCACTCCTTCGCCGGCGTTCCGATCGTCTATCGCGAACGCGCAGTCGGCGCGCTGAACGTCCAGCATGTAGAGCCGCGTCGCTATGAAGACGTCGAAATCGAAGCGCTTCAGACGACCGCAATGGTCTTGTCCGAACTGATCGCCAATGCCGGGCTGATCGACGAAGAGGAAACCGGCGGCCTGTCAGAAAGCCTCACCGGTATGCAGACGGTGGCCGGCCTGGCGCTGGTCAAGGGTTTGGGAAGCGGCCATGCGGTGTTTCACCAGCCTCGTATCACCATCGACCAGGTAATGGCCGAAGACATCGAAGCCGAGCGCCAGCGCGTTTACCGAGCGTTCGACAAGATGCGCGAGCAGATCGACAACATGGCGAGCCAGGCCGAATTTGGGGTCGGCGGGGAACATGAAGAGGTCCTCAAGACCTACAAGATGTTCGCCTATGACGAGGGCTGGTCGCGGCGCATCAACGAAGCGATCGACAGCGGACTGACCGCAGAAGCGGCCATCGAACGCGTCCAGCAGCGCACCCGTATGCGCATGCGCGAAATCGACGATCCATTGCTGATGGATCGGATGCACGACCTCGAGGATCTGGCGAACCGCTTGCTGCGCATCGTGTCGGGGCAACTGGGCACGGCTGCGAGCCAGGGTCTTCGACGCGACACGATCCTGCTTGCCAAGAACCTCGGGCCTGCCGAACTGCTCGAATACGACAAGCGGCGGCTGAAGGGTGTCATCCTCGAAGAAGGTTCGCTGACGGCGCACGTCGTGATCGTCGCCCGCGCTATGGGCGTGCCCGTGCTCGGCCGTGCGCGCGGTATCCGCGGGCTGGTGCGCGAGGGTGACGAGATCCTGCTCGATGCCGATCACGCCACCGCGACAATCCGCCCCACGGCGCAGGTCGGCGTTGCATTCGACGACCGTTTCGCCCGTTCGCGCGAGAAGCAGGCCGCCTATGCCAGCCTGCGCGATGTCGAACCTTTCACTCGTTGCGGAACGCGCATCCAGGTAATGCTGAACGCCGGCCTCCGCGACGACATGAGCGCGCTCGCCATGACTGGCGCCGACGGTGTCGGACTGTTCCGCACCGAATTCCAGTTCCTCGTTTCCGCCACCTTGCCCCAGCGCGACCGCCAGACACGACTCTATCGCGATGTGCTGGATGCAGCGGGTGAAAAGCCGGTGATCTTCCGCACCGTCGATATCGGCGGCGACAAGGCGGTGCCCTACCTGCGCGATGAAGTGGCCGAGTTCGATGAAAACCCGGCGATGGGCTGGCGGGCTCTGCGGCTCGCTCTCGAACGCGAGGGCCTGCTCAAGGTACAGGCGCGGGCGTTGCTGGAGGCTTCGGCCGGACGGCAGCTTTACGTGATGTTCCCGATGGTTTCCGAGCCTTGGGAATTCGATGCGGCCAAGCAGGTTTTCGAAGACCAGCTGAGTTACCTGAAAACGCGTAAGAAGATCCTGCCGGAATCAATCCGCTACGGCGCCATGCTCGAAGTGCCCGCGCTGGCAGAGGTGTTGGACGACCTGCTGCCAAGGCTCAGCTTCCTTTCCATCGGTACCAACGACCTGACGCAATTCCTGCTCGCAGCGGACCGCGCCAATCCGAAACTCGCCGAGCGCTACGACTGGCTCAGCCACTCGATCCTGCGCTTCCTGCGGCGGATCCAGCTCGCGACAGTCGGTTACGATGTCGATCTCGGCGTCTGCGGCGAGATGGGCGGGCGCAGGCTCGATGCGCTGGCTTTGCTCGGTATCGGCTACCGACGCCTCTCTATCACGCCTGCCGCGATCGGCCCGATCAAGGAGCTGGTCCGCAAGGTCGATCTGAAAGAGATTAGCGAAGCGATGAACACATGGCTCGCCGATCCTTCCCTCAACCTCAGGGCCGAGCTGGAATCCTGGGCGAGAGAGCGAGACATCG
- a CDS encoding YdcH family protein, whose amino-acid sequence MASSSHVTALQSKHAGLEARLREEMNRPAPDDVMIQQLKKRKLQIKQEIAQA is encoded by the coding sequence ATGGCATCATCGTCCCACGTCACCGCGCTACAGTCCAAGCACGCCGGTCTCGAGGCCCGGCTGCGCGAGGAAATGAACCGGCCCGCGCCAGACGATGTGATGATCCAGCAACTCAAGAAGCGCAAACTGCAGATCAAGCAGGAAATCGCGCAAGCCTGA
- a CDS encoding YdcH family protein yields MTDEEMRKRLELLRTEHRDLDAAISALTDAGSTDQLQIARLKKRKLRLKDQISLIEDSLLPDIIA; encoded by the coding sequence GTGACCGACGAAGAGATGCGCAAGCGGCTGGAATTGCTGCGCACCGAACACCGCGATCTCGATGCGGCTATCTCAGCGCTTACCGACGCGGGGTCGACGGACCAGTTGCAGATTGCGCGCCTGAAGAAACGCAAATTGCGTCTGAAGGACCAGATTTCCTTGATCGAGGACAGCCTGCTTCCCGACATAATCGCCTGA
- a CDS encoding DUF1465 family protein, with protein MAQTSNLSRPIIEALYSEALLLADEVRAVFALGMNDLPADTNDHLRLALSSEGLKATTRMMHVLAWLLNQRAYFSGELTESQLRKHSKLPEDRPSRDEDMDLLEEPTRELIEDTMRLHNRIARLDSAWRDDFEVQPTVRRLHERLGQALLKREIQAGNERHG; from the coding sequence ATGGCCCAGACTAGCAACCTTTCCCGTCCGATCATCGAGGCGCTTTACAGCGAAGCCTTGCTGCTGGCCGACGAAGTACGTGCGGTCTTCGCACTGGGCATGAACGACCTTCCCGCCGATACCAACGATCACCTGCGGCTTGCCTTGTCGAGCGAGGGGCTGAAGGCGACCACCCGCATGATGCACGTGCTGGCCTGGCTGCTGAACCAGCGAGCCTATTTTTCCGGCGAACTGACCGAAAGCCAGCTTCGCAAGCACAGCAAGCTTCCCGAAGACCGACCGTCCCGCGACGAAGACATGGACCTGCTGGAAGAGCCGACCCGTGAACTGATCGAAGACACGATGCGGCTGCACAACCGGATCGCCCGCCTCGACAGCGCCTGGCGCGATGATTTCGAAGTCCAGCCGACCGTGCGCCGCCTGCACGAACGATTGGGTCAGGCGCTGCTGAAACGCGAAATCCAGGCCGGCAACGAACGCCACGGCTGA
- the glpK gene encoding glycerol kinase GlpK, which yields MSEFILVLDEGTTSTRAMLFGLDGSFHGSAQQDITQHYPRAGWVEHDADEIWFRTLDCARQAIEKAGGADRIACIGITNQRETVVAWDKQSGNPLCRAIVWQDRRTADFCESLRSAGHEAEVQRQTGLLLDPYFSGTKMRWMLDNFEAVRAARDAGSLAFGTIESWLMFKLTGGAHLTDASNASRTLLMGLGDEGFEPRLCELFGVPTAALGEVVDNAGPFGETDAALFGQAIPITGLAGDQQSATIGQACLEPGETKATYGTGAFVLTNMGGDIPVSDHRLLGTVLYQFGGKRTYALEGSVFVAGSLVQWLRDSLGIVDVAAQTEELARSIEDTGGVTIVPALAGLGAPHWRAEARGVITGLSFHSGKAEVARAALEAMAHQTFDLAEAFAADGASWGKLKIDGGMSANDWMAQDLADFLDLTVERPEFVETTALGAAMLAAVGAGLYEDLPTAAKQMRGTLSRFSPHMEDGVRAERLARWRKALAAA from the coding sequence ATGTCCGAATTCATTCTCGTTCTCGATGAAGGGACAACCTCGACGAGAGCGATGCTGTTCGGCCTGGACGGCAGTTTCCACGGAAGCGCACAGCAGGATATAACGCAGCACTATCCGCGCGCGGGCTGGGTCGAACACGACGCAGACGAGATCTGGTTCCGCACCCTCGACTGCGCTCGGCAGGCGATAGAGAAGGCAGGCGGCGCAGATCGCATTGCCTGCATCGGCATCACCAACCAGCGGGAAACGGTTGTCGCCTGGGACAAGCAAAGCGGCAATCCGCTTTGTCGCGCCATCGTCTGGCAGGATCGCCGGACAGCCGATTTCTGCGAGAGCCTGAGATCAGCAGGGCATGAGGCCGAGGTGCAACGCCAGACCGGCCTGCTGCTCGATCCCTATTTCTCGGGCACCAAGATGCGCTGGATGCTCGACAATTTTGAAGCGGTTCGGGCAGCAAGGGACGCCGGAAGTCTGGCATTCGGCACGATCGAGAGCTGGCTGATGTTCAAGCTGACCGGCGGCGCACATCTGACCGATGCAAGCAATGCGAGCCGCACCTTGTTGATGGGGCTCGGCGACGAGGGTTTCGAGCCCAGGCTGTGCGAACTTTTCGGTGTGCCGACCGCGGCGCTGGGCGAGGTCGTCGATAACGCCGGACCGTTCGGCGAGACCGATGCAGCATTGTTCGGCCAGGCGATTCCGATCACGGGCCTCGCCGGGGACCAGCAATCGGCGACCATCGGGCAGGCCTGCCTCGAACCGGGCGAAACCAAGGCGACATATGGCACGGGAGCATTCGTGCTTACGAACATGGGCGGCGACATTCCGGTCTCTGACCATCGCCTGCTGGGGACTGTCCTGTACCAGTTTGGCGGAAAGCGGACATATGCACTCGAAGGGTCGGTCTTCGTTGCGGGCAGCCTAGTGCAATGGCTGAGGGATTCCCTCGGCATCGTCGATGTTGCCGCGCAGACGGAGGAGCTTGCCCGCTCCATCGAGGACACTGGCGGCGTCACCATAGTCCCGGCCCTTGCCGGGCTGGGTGCTCCGCACTGGCGTGCCGAGGCTCGAGGGGTCATCACCGGTTTGAGTTTTCACAGCGGCAAGGCCGAAGTGGCGCGCGCCGCGCTGGAAGCCATGGCGCATCAGACATTCGACCTGGCAGAAGCCTTTGCCGCCGACGGCGCGTCTTGGGGCAAGCTCAAGATCGACGGCGGGATGAGCGCCAACGACTGGATGGCTCAGGACCTTGCAGATTTTCTCGACCTGACTGTCGAGCGCCCCGAATTCGTCGAGACGACCGCGCTCGGCGCAGCGATGCTCGCTGCAGTCGGTGCGGGTCTCTACGAGGACCTGCCGACGGCGGCCAAGCAGATGCGCGGGACGCTGAGCCGGTTCTCTCCGCATATGGAAGACGGTGTTCGCGCCGAACGACTTGCCCGATGGAGGAAAGCGCTGGCCGCAGCCTGA
- a CDS encoding MBL fold metallo-hydrolase — protein MALPPEPWPTGVAEQLEPLVRRVLAPNPSPYTYTGTQTYIVGAGDRVAVIDPGPADQAHIDAIMAAVGDAEIAALMCTHTHRDHSPAAAPIAAMTGAPVVGCAPLVLDTDRPRADEAFDPTYEPDRVLEDGEAMSGPGWTLRAIHTPGHTSNHLCFALEESGALFTGDHVMGWSTSVVIPPDGDMGLYMKSLEKLQEREDTIYYSAHGEPITKPRQLVRGMIGHRRQRENQILRLLGEQARPIPAFIPDMYKGLDPRLHKAAEMSVEAHLLDLERRGMVARSEDIWQTI, from the coding sequence ATGGCCCTTCCACCAGAACCCTGGCCGACCGGTGTCGCGGAACAGCTCGAGCCGCTGGTTCGCCGCGTGCTTGCGCCCAATCCCTCGCCGTATACCTATACCGGCACACAGACATATATCGTCGGCGCCGGTGACCGCGTGGCGGTGATCGATCCCGGACCTGCGGACCAGGCGCATATCGATGCGATCATGGCTGCGGTCGGCGATGCCGAGATTGCCGCGCTGATGTGCACCCACACGCACCGCGACCATTCGCCTGCCGCCGCCCCGATCGCGGCAATGACGGGCGCTCCGGTGGTCGGATGCGCTCCGCTTGTGCTCGATACCGACAGGCCGCGCGCGGACGAGGCATTCGACCCGACCTATGAGCCAGACCGTGTTCTGGAAGATGGAGAGGCGATGTCCGGACCGGGCTGGACGCTGCGCGCGATCCATACGCCCGGGCATACGTCAAACCACCTGTGTTTCGCGCTCGAGGAGAGCGGTGCGCTCTTTACCGGAGATCACGTGATGGGCTGGTCGACCAGCGTCGTGATCCCGCCCGACGGGGACATGGGCCTCTACATGAAGAGCCTCGAGAAGCTGCAGGAGCGCGAGGACACGATCTATTACTCCGCGCACGGCGAACCGATTACCAAGCCGAGGCAACTTGTCCGCGGCATGATCGGCCACCGCCGCCAGCGCGAAAACCAGATCTTGCGCCTGCTGGGCGAACAGGCTCGCCCGATCCCGGCCTTCATTCCCGACATGTACAAGGGGCTGGACCCGCGACTCCACAAGGCGGCCGAGATGAGTGTCGAAGCGCATCTTCTCGACCTGGAACGCCGCGGAATGGTCGCCCGTTCGGAGGACATATGGCAGACGATCTGA
- a CDS encoding DUF4230 domain-containing protein, which yields MADDLKSSGLEPQVALPLMRDKPLAQVQAVPWLIVILLLAATAWLGWKAFFEKEEGDPVASAMLAFQKQNSLTVFSSRFEVVAESIDTRGIAGFDLLKSRQAAIIPATVEYRLDLAQMDRDRFAWDAESETLSVTLPPLRISRPNLDEAQARIFTEGAYVTRDASSDLSRNNSAQAEKRASVFAKNPQVLALARTAAKEAVRQNLAIPLQVSGYENASVTVMFEGEDPKSGT from the coding sequence ATGGCAGACGATCTGAAATCGAGCGGTCTCGAACCGCAGGTGGCGCTGCCATTGATGCGGGACAAGCCGCTGGCGCAGGTGCAGGCCGTTCCATGGCTGATCGTGATCCTCCTGCTTGCGGCGACCGCATGGCTCGGTTGGAAAGCTTTCTTCGAAAAGGAAGAAGGCGACCCAGTGGCAAGCGCCATGCTGGCCTTCCAGAAACAGAATTCGCTGACCGTTTTCTCCTCCCGCTTCGAGGTCGTCGCGGAAAGCATCGACACGCGAGGGATAGCCGGCTTCGACCTCCTCAAGTCGCGGCAGGCGGCAATCATCCCGGCCACCGTCGAATATCGGCTCGACCTGGCGCAGATGGACCGAGACCGGTTTGCCTGGGACGCCGAAAGCGAAACCCTTTCAGTAACGCTCCCGCCGCTGCGGATTTCGCGGCCCAACCTCGACGAGGCGCAGGCGCGGATCTTCACTGAGGGCGCCTATGTCACGCGCGACGCCAGCAGCGACCTGTCGCGCAATAATTCGGCGCAGGCGGAAAAGCGCGCATCCGTTTTTGCCAAGAACCCGCAGGTGCTCGCCCTCGCCCGTACGGCGGCAAAGGAAGCGGTGAGGCAGAACCTCGCCATCCCCTTGCAGGTGTCAGGCTATGAAAATGCCAGCGTCACGGTGATGTTCGAGGGGGAAGATCCAAAGTCGGGAACTTGA
- the nadA gene encoding quinolinate synthase NadA, with product MSIETKVPAGEDLLAEIDRLRKERNAVILAHYYQTSDIQDIADFVGDSLELSRKAAETDADVIAFCGVKFMADTAKILSPEKIVVLPDMDAGCSLEDSCPPEKFKAFREAHPDHIALTYINCSTEVKALSDVIVTSSSAETILAQIPEDQKIIFGPDRHLGGYLSRKFNREMLLWPGVCIVHEAFSETELLKLKEQYPGAPIAAHPECPPSIIDHADYVGSTSGILQFAQTFEGDTLIVATEPHIMHQMEKALPEKTFIGAPGADGNCSCNICPYMALNTMEKLYVALRDLEPRIEIEEGLRLKAKQSLDRMLEMTSGTIGKGDLGEVPFKAD from the coding sequence ATGAGTATCGAGACGAAAGTGCCTGCCGGCGAGGACCTTCTCGCGGAGATCGACCGCCTGCGCAAAGAGCGCAACGCAGTCATCCTGGCGCACTATTACCAGACCAGCGATATTCAGGACATTGCAGACTTCGTCGGTGACAGCCTTGAATTGAGCCGCAAGGCGGCCGAAACCGATGCGGACGTTATCGCTTTCTGCGGGGTCAAGTTCATGGCCGATACGGCCAAGATCCTGAGCCCTGAAAAAATCGTCGTCCTTCCCGACATGGACGCAGGCTGCAGCCTTGAAGACAGCTGTCCGCCCGAAAAATTCAAGGCTTTCCGCGAGGCGCATCCCGATCACATCGCGCTGACCTACATCAACTGCTCGACCGAAGTGAAAGCGCTCTCGGACGTCATCGTCACCAGCTCCAGCGCGGAAACCATCCTCGCGCAGATCCCCGAAGACCAGAAAATCATCTTCGGACCGGACCGCCACCTCGGCGGGTACCTGAGCCGCAAGTTCAACCGCGAAATGCTGCTGTGGCCGGGCGTATGCATCGTGCACGAAGCTTTCAGCGAAACCGAACTGCTCAAGCTGAAGGAACAATATCCGGGCGCGCCGATCGCAGCACATCCCGAATGTCCGCCGTCAATCATCGATCACGCCGATTACGTCGGTTCGACCAGCGGCATCCTGCAGTTCGCGCAGACCTTCGAAGGTGACACGCTGATTGTCGCGACCGAGCCGCACATCATGCACCAGATGGAAAAGGCGCTGCCGGAAAAGACCTTCATCGGCGCGCCGGGTGCCGACGGCAATTGCAGCTGCAACATCTGCCCCTACATGGCGCTCAACACGATGGAAAAGCTCTATGTCGCGCTCCGCGATCTGGAACCGCGGATCGAGATCGAGGAAGGGCTGCGGTTGAAGGCCAAGCAGAGCCTCGATCGCATGCTGGAAATGACAAGCGGCACCATCGGCAAGGGAGACCTGGGCGAGGTGCCGTTCAAGGCCGATTGA
- a CDS encoding DUF2254 domain-containing protein, with product MTADIRFFWARLNANYWFYPALFSLSAAILALVMIWLDRNGFAEFLNEVNWLVPSRPKGAADMLTVMAGSMIGVASTVFSITIAAVAYASGNYGPRLLTNFMEDRGNQLSLATFISSFVYALVVLRAVRAEDETPATGADAAATALPGFTPQLSLLVAYALMAICVAVLVYFLNHIPSSIRINKVLEGIGSRLLDAIRETYPVEDTFSDAVEQPGGEPLTAWETGYVQLIDFEDLERIARDCGCTFSLKVRTGDFVHRDLPLMEIKGCTPEKIESRVRACFTLGPSRTPEQDPQFLIDELVEIGLRALSPGINDPFTAITSLHWLGAATSEIGRRDLRKDICGEDAENCPVIPLPDGFQHYVDRGFGAIRSAVASSPIASEVMLDTLANAAIPMKDSRRREILRDQKHLLAEQARLVLVGADLKRFERHAADFDARFGR from the coding sequence ATGACCGCTGACATCCGTTTCTTCTGGGCGCGCCTCAACGCCAATTACTGGTTTTACCCGGCGCTGTTTTCGCTTTCGGCTGCGATCCTCGCGCTGGTGATGATCTGGCTCGACCGGAACGGGTTTGCCGAATTCCTGAACGAAGTGAACTGGCTCGTGCCCTCGCGGCCCAAGGGCGCGGCTGACATGCTGACCGTTATGGCAGGCAGCATGATCGGCGTTGCCTCGACCGTCTTTTCCATCACGATTGCAGCGGTTGCCTATGCCAGCGGCAATTACGGCCCGCGCCTACTCACCAACTTCATGGAAGATCGCGGCAACCAGCTGAGCCTAGCGACCTTCATCAGCAGCTTCGTTTATGCGCTCGTCGTGTTACGCGCCGTCCGGGCAGAAGACGAAACGCCCGCGACTGGGGCAGACGCCGCGGCGACCGCCCTGCCCGGTTTCACGCCCCAGCTATCGCTGCTCGTCGCCTATGCGTTGATGGCGATCTGCGTCGCTGTGCTGGTCTATTTCCTCAACCACATCCCCTCTTCGATCCGCATCAACAAGGTGCTGGAAGGAATCGGCTCGCGCCTGCTGGATGCTATCCGTGAGACCTACCCGGTTGAAGACACCTTCTCCGATGCGGTCGAGCAACCCGGCGGAGAACCGCTGACCGCGTGGGAAACGGGCTACGTCCAGCTTATCGATTTCGAGGACCTCGAACGGATCGCCCGCGACTGTGGCTGCACATTCTCGCTAAAGGTCAGGACGGGCGACTTCGTCCATCGTGACCTCCCGCTGATGGAGATCAAGGGCTGTACTCCGGAAAAGATCGAAAGCCGCGTTCGCGCTTGCTTCACGCTTGGCCCCTCGCGCACGCCCGAACAGGACCCGCAGTTCCTGATCGATGAACTGGTGGAGATCGGCCTGCGAGCCCTTTCTCCCGGTATCAACGACCCTTTCACCGCGATCACGTCATTGCACTGGCTCGGCGCGGCGACATCGGAAATCGGTCGACGCGACCTGCGCAAGGACATCTGCGGCGAAGATGCCGAGAACTGCCCCGTCATCCCGCTTCCCGACGGTTTCCAGCACTATGTCGATCGGGGGTTCGGTGCCATCCGAAGCGCAGTGGCCAGCTCGCCGATCGCCTCCGAAGTGATGCTCGATACGCTCGCCAACGCAGCGATCCCGATGAAGGATTCAAGGCGACGCGAAATCCTGCGCGACCAGAAGCACCTGCTCGCGGAACAGGCGCGGCTGGTACTGGTCGGTGCGGATCTCAAACGCTTCGAACGTCATGCAGCCGATTTCGACGCACGATTTGGAAGGTAG
- a CDS encoding DUF885 domain-containing protein, which yields MKLAALALASTNLALAGCASYPVTEELRAEAQGEVADVAFEALGKRYIDGMIALNPVAATQLGDHSRDSDLPDVSATGRAAQKRMSQAMLEALKTIDKSALSRENQVDYMLLKNALEYELWSMDTEQQWAWNPQYYNDLASYSLYGLVARDYAPFPDRFDHIVDRMEKLPAMLASARRQIDVARVPKIHAETVSKQNAGILAIVEGLIEPQIEANGLDRTRYDAAKEGLVKAIGEHQEWLDEVVVPGAKGDFRLGSEKYAAKMAYALQSSMSVSQLKARAEQAYTETRAHMLSVASKIGDCGSIEARNAAARQQAVIECGLEKSYENRAPRDGLEEAARATLAQAIAFTNEKGFIDPMDGEVEIITMPEFWQGNAVAYLDAPPPLQRDLAAYYAVSPIPDDWSEEQATSFLKEYNISMLHLLSIHEGVPGHALQLDHSNKYDNLLRSVLGSGPFVEGWAVYSEKVMADEGYLGGIETEQGRYFLLNGLKFRLRAIINTLLDIGIHTEGMDREAAMTLMMEGGFQQEREAAGKWTRANLGSTQLLSYFTGYSEHVALREEAEKRFGSQFDQRAYHNEILAHGSPPVKYARALLFDLPIE from the coding sequence ATGAAACTAGCCGCCCTTGCCCTCGCATCGACCAACCTCGCGCTTGCCGGATGCGCCAGCTATCCGGTTACCGAAGAATTGCGGGCAGAGGCGCAGGGCGAAGTCGCCGATGTGGCATTTGAAGCGCTCGGCAAACGCTACATCGACGGGATGATCGCGCTCAATCCGGTCGCTGCAACGCAGCTTGGCGATCATTCGCGCGATAGCGACCTGCCCGATGTTTCAGCGACAGGCCGGGCGGCGCAAAAGCGCATGTCGCAGGCAATGCTCGAGGCGCTTAAGACGATCGACAAGAGCGCGCTCAGCCGGGAGAACCAGGTCGATTACATGCTTCTCAAGAACGCGCTCGAATACGAGCTTTGGAGCATGGATACAGAGCAGCAATGGGCATGGAATCCCCAGTATTACAACGATCTTGCATCCTATTCGCTCTATGGCCTCGTTGCGCGCGACTATGCACCGTTTCCCGATCGCTTCGATCACATCGTCGACCGGATGGAGAAGCTTCCGGCGATGCTTGCCAGCGCGCGGCGTCAGATCGACGTTGCTCGGGTCCCCAAGATCCACGCCGAAACCGTGTCGAAACAGAATGCCGGCATTCTCGCCATCGTCGAGGGCCTGATCGAACCGCAGATCGAGGCCAATGGTCTCGACCGGACGCGGTATGATGCTGCCAAGGAGGGCCTGGTAAAGGCTATCGGAGAACATCAGGAATGGCTCGACGAGGTGGTCGTCCCGGGAGCCAAGGGCGATTTCCGGCTCGGTTCGGAAAAATACGCCGCCAAGATGGCCTATGCCTTGCAGAGCTCGATGTCGGTTTCACAGCTGAAGGCACGGGCAGAGCAGGCTTATACGGAAACCCGTGCTCACATGCTTTCGGTTGCTTCCAAGATCGGCGATTGCGGATCGATAGAAGCGCGCAATGCGGCGGCGCGGCAGCAGGCCGTGATCGAATGCGGCCTCGAAAAAAGTTACGAAAACCGCGCCCCGCGTGACGGGCTGGAAGAGGCCGCTCGCGCCACGCTGGCCCAAGCGATTGCCTTCACCAACGAAAAAGGCTTCATCGACCCGATGGACGGCGAGGTCGAGATCATCACCATGCCGGAATTCTGGCAGGGCAATGCCGTTGCCTATCTCGATGCGCCGCCACCGCTCCAGCGCGATCTGGCCGCCTATTACGCAGTCTCGCCGATCCCCGACGACTGGAGCGAGGAGCAGGCGACCAGCTTCCTGAAGGAATACAACATTTCGATGTTGCACCTCCTCTCCATCCACGAGGGCGTTCCGGGCCACGCGTTGCAACTCGATCATTCGAACAAGTACGACAACCTGCTGCGTTCGGTCCTGGGCAGCGGCCCCTTCGTCGAAGGCTGGGCTGTCTATTCGGAAAAAGTGATGGCCGATGAAGGTTATCTCGGCGGTATCGAGACCGAGCAGGGCCGCTATTTCCTGCTCAACGGCCTGAAATTCCGTCTGCGCGCGATCATCAACACATTGCTCGACATCGGCATCCACACGGAAGGGATGGACCGGGAAGCAGCGATGACATTGATGATGGAAGGCGGCTTCCAGCAAGAGCGTGAGGCTGCTGGCAAGTGGACCCGCGCCAACCTCGGTTCGACCCAGCTGCTCAGCTACTTCACCGGCTATTCCGAACATGTTGCCTTGCGCGAAGAGGCAGAGAAACGCTTCGGATCACAGTTCGACCAGCGCGCCTATCATAACGAAATCCTCGCCCATGGTTCGCCGCCGGTGAAATACGCCCGCGCCCTGCTGTTCGACCTTCCTATCGAATAG